GTTCGAGCAGGTGCCCGGTCAGCGCCCCCAGCAACGGGCCGACCACGGCCGCACCGCCCACGCCCGAGACGATCGCGTACACCAGCACGGACACGAGCCGGATCACCGCGCGCCCCGGATTCGCCGGACGAGCACCGCGGGAGACCCCCAGCAACGACGCCACCAGGTAACCGCCGACGGTCCACCCGACAACCAGGTAGAAACCGGTCAGTCCGCGGGAGTCGCCCTCCTGGACGGGAACCACGTCTTCGACGGCCAGACCCCGTTGCCTGCTCGCCTGGACCTGGCGCAGAGCCTCCTCGATCGCGCCCGCCTTCGCCGAGCCACCTGCCGTGGCCACCAGCAACCGGTCCCGCTGCTCGGCGGGGCGCAGCACGAACACGGCCGCGGTCCTGCCTTCGGTGAGTTCCGTGCGCGCCGCGGACTCGCTGCGCGCCGCCCCCGCGCGCAGCGGCCGATCGGGGAGGTCGTCGAGCCTGTCGGCCATGCGTTCCGCCGCCCCCTGCGGGCCGACCACGCGTACCGGCAACCGGTGCGGGGACGGGTCGTGGAAGGCGCCCACGTAGGACAGGATGAATCCCAGCTGCAGCAGCAGCACGCCGATGATCAACAGGAACGTGCGGATCGAGACCGCATCCCGCACTTCGGCGAGCAACCGCCCCGTTCCACCGGAGCGCCCCTCGACATCACCGTGTTGTCCGCGTTCCTCCTCCGGTTCGCTCACGAGCGTGGCACCTCCAGCGAGATCGCGGGCAGCTGTCGTCAATCACTGTGCACGAT
This genomic stretch from Actinopolyspora halophila DSM 43834 harbors:
- a CDS encoding ABC transporter permease; translated protein: MSEPEEERGQHGDVEGRSGGTGRLLAEVRDAVSIRTFLLIIGVLLLQLGFILSYVGAFHDPSPHRLPVRVVGPQGAAERMADRLDDLPDRPLRAGAARSESAARTELTEGRTAAVFVLRPAEQRDRLLVATAGGSAKAGAIEEALRQVQASRQRGLAVEDVVPVQEGDSRGLTGFYLVVGWTVGGYLVASLLGVSRGARPANPGRAVIRLVSVLVYAIVSGVGGAAVVGPLLGALTGHLLELWWLGALLVLAAATVTMAFQVLFGVLGIGLTVLLFVVLGNPSAGGAYAPELLPGFWRAISAALPNGAGTEAVRNIVYFGAHGITVDVLVIAAYALGGAVVALIGAVVRGRRASETPVGGDAVRPS